The Dendropsophus ebraccatus isolate aDenEbr1 chromosome 10, aDenEbr1.pat, whole genome shotgun sequence genome has a segment encoding these proteins:
- the HPRT1 gene encoding hypoxanthine-guanine phosphoribosyltransferase isoform X2: MWPNAEPVNITVSLFFFSPSMARTERLARDIMKDMGGHHIVALCVLKGGYKFFADLLDYIKALNRNSDRSIPMTVDFIRLKSYCNDQSTGDIKVIGGDDLSTLTGKNVLIVEDIIDTGKTMKTLLAMLKKYNPKMVKVASLLVKRTPRSVGYRPDFVGFEVPDKFVVGYALDYNEYFRDLNHICVISEDGKEKYKA, translated from the exons AACCTGTAAACATCActgtttcacttttttttttttctccttcaatGGCCAGGACAGAAAGATTAGCCCGGGATATCATGAAGGATATGGGTGGCCACCACATAGTTGCACTCTGCGTTTTAAAGGGTGGATACAAGTTCTTTGCTGATCTGCTTGACTACATCAAGGCACTAAATCGAAACAGCGATCGGTCAATCCCCATGACTGTAGACTTTATTAGACTGAAGAGTTACTGT AATGATCAGTCTACAGGAGACATTAAAGTTATAGGTGGAGATGATCTTTCTACCTTGACAGGCAAG AATGTCCTAATTGTTGAG GACATCATTGACACGGGAAAGACAATGAAGACATTGCTCGCAATGCTGAAGAAGTACAATCCCAAAATGGTTAAAGTAGCCAG CTTACTTGTAAAGAGAACCCCTCGCAGTGTTGGATATAGGCCTGATT TTGTAGGATTTGAAGTGCCTGACAAGTTTGTTGTGGGATACGCATTAGACTACAATGAATACTTTAGAGACTTGAAC CACATTTGTGTAATCAGTGAGGACGGGAAAGAGAAATACAAGGCATAG
- the HPRT1 gene encoding hypoxanthine-guanine phosphoribosyltransferase isoform X3, giving the protein MDRTERLARDIMKDMGGHHIVALCVLKGGYKFFADLLDYIKALNRNSDRSIPMTVDFIRLKSYCNDQSTGDIKVIGGDDLSTLTGKNVLIVEDIIDTGKTMKTLLAMLKKYNPKMVKVASLLVKRTPRSVGYRPDFVGFEVPDKFVVGYALDYNEYFRDLNHICVISEDGKEKYKA; this is encoded by the exons GACAGAAAGATTAGCCCGGGATATCATGAAGGATATGGGTGGCCACCACATAGTTGCACTCTGCGTTTTAAAGGGTGGATACAAGTTCTTTGCTGATCTGCTTGACTACATCAAGGCACTAAATCGAAACAGCGATCGGTCAATCCCCATGACTGTAGACTTTATTAGACTGAAGAGTTACTGT AATGATCAGTCTACAGGAGACATTAAAGTTATAGGTGGAGATGATCTTTCTACCTTGACAGGCAAG AATGTCCTAATTGTTGAG GACATCATTGACACGGGAAAGACAATGAAGACATTGCTCGCAATGCTGAAGAAGTACAATCCCAAAATGGTTAAAGTAGCCAG CTTACTTGTAAAGAGAACCCCTCGCAGTGTTGGATATAGGCCTGATT TTGTAGGATTTGAAGTGCCTGACAAGTTTGTTGTGGGATACGCATTAGACTACAATGAATACTTTAGAGACTTGAAC CACATTTGTGTAATCAGTGAGGACGGGAAAGAGAAATACAAGGCATAG